The DNA window GGGGGTCGGGCGGCTGGCCGTTCACAAGTTGGGCACTGAACTGACAGTAAACACAAGGGCGGATGGCCACCCTGAATGTAAAATACAAATCGACTGGCCTTCTCTCATTAGTGAGTCGAATTATATTGAAGAAACCCGGGTGGACATTGAAGAATTGAAGGAACCGGAAGTTTTTCAGGATGGGGAAACAGGAACGAGGATTGAAATAAATAACCTCAATAACAAAGTCTGGACAAGAGGGGATATACGCCGGTTAAAACGCCTGCTGACCAGTCTGGTATCGCCGTTCAGTGGAGTGTCAGACTTTTCCGTAAACCTGTCCGTCCCCGGCAGAGAAAAGGATATAGAGGATGTCTTGGGTGCTGAGGATGTATTGAGCAAGGCAATCTGGCGCTATGACTTTCTTATTGATGAAAACGCCCAGTTTTCCTTTTCCTATGCATTCAACCCTCCTTCACTTTTCAAAGAACTTTCACCCGACTCGGAGAGTGCCGAGGATGAGAGACTTGAGCTGATTCCCCCGGATAAATCCGAGAAGGCAGCGCGAGAGGATAAAGTGAAGGACAATCTTCTACTCGTAAAGCCCGATATGGAAGGGATAGGCCCGATATCCGGAACATTCTATTTCTACCTCAGGGATAGGAAAATCCTTAATGCCCAGGGCGCATACCAAGATGTGAAAAGGTACCTCGACGAACAGACAGGTGTGCGGGTTTACCGGGATGGGATTCGTGTTTTCAACTATGGCGAGATTGGCGATGACTGGCTTGATCTGAATACGACACGGATTAATGCCCCTGGAAGAAAAATAGCCAACAATATGGTTATAGCCAGTCTTGATATGGACTTGGAACGTAGTTCTGATCTGAAGGAAAAGACCAATAGAGAGGGGTTTGATGAAAATTCAACCTACAAAAGATTCCGGTGGATTATTCTCAGTGCCTTGGACAAGTTTTATCAGCTTCATTTCGACCATAGAGAGTCAATAAGAGAATATATTGATGGTGAAACGAAGGCGGCCAAAAAAGATCCAGACGCAAGGTTCACGGAAAATATTGAGTCCATCCGGGGTAGTCTCAAGAAACACGGCCTTGAGAAGGAAATTGGCGGGAAGATCAATCAGATTGAGTCTGACTACAAACAGATGAGGGACGTTACGCTCTCCTCGGGAATCGCCGGCATAAACCTGGCAGTGATTTTCCATGAGGTTGAAAGGGGAGTGGATGAATTGAATGCCGCAATCAAAAGAAATGACCCCCAGGAATTGTTGCTCAACAGGTCGGACCATTTGTCAAAATTGCTTGAAGGCTTCACGCCCCTTCTCCGCAGGAACGAACAAAAAACCTTCAGTATAAAAGCCCTGGCAAAGAGAGTGCTTAGTTTGTCGGAGCATCGTTTTCAGCATCATGAAATCATCGTATCCTGCCCCCTGCTTATCGACGAGTCACCTGACTTCAAGGTTAAAGGTCCCTTTGGACTTTTGCAGGCGGCCCTGACCAACCTTGTTGATAACGCGATCCATTGGACCAAGCTGAAAGCAGAGAAGGAGGGGAACGGATACAGTCCGGCAATACGCCTGCTTACACTGACAGACTGGTTCAAGGAGGGCCCGGCATTGGTTGTTGCGGACAATGGTCCGGGGTTTGATATTTCACCTGACCAGGCAGTCCTTCCGTTCAAGACGACCCGCTCGGCCGGGATGGGACTCGGTCTGTACTATGCTGACAAGGTGATGGAAACCATAGGTGGCCAGTTGATTGTTACCACCTGCGAAGAACTCGATTTGCCGGAGGCATACTCCGGTGCTGCAGTTGTTATGGTATTCAAAGGGGCCACGGAATGATTTCTGGATTGCCAGGCATTGTTGTTATAGACGACAACCAGGATGAGCTGGACAGCATAAAAAGAGCCTTCTTTGAAGCAGGAATACCTTGCCTGCCTATCCAGTATATCAACAACGATCCAGATAACGAGAGCGGCATAGACCACGTGGATATTTCGGATTGGATATCCCCAAGGATCATAGTGACAGACCTGAATCTAACAGAAATTCAGAACGCAAAAGCCGTTAATCTGGCAGGTCCGTTAGCCAAAATGTTCCAGAAGCTGTCTGTAAAAGGCCCTTACCTGTTATGCATCTGGTCAAAACTGGAAAAGGATGTTGCTGATGTTATCCAAGTAC is part of the Halotalea alkalilenta genome and encodes:
- a CDS encoding ATP-binding protein, with the translated sequence MSNSVSFKAKAHLLKLLGDELIGDDRLAIFELVKNAYDADATRVDVTLDVESSNPKIIVRDFDGCGMNRNTIIEKWMEIGTDSKRKENRKRSLKYRRMPLGEKGVGRLAVHKLGTELTVNTRADGHPECKIQIDWPSLISESNYIEETRVDIEELKEPEVFQDGETGTRIEINNLNNKVWTRGDIRRLKRLLTSLVSPFSGVSDFSVNLSVPGREKDIEDVLGAEDVLSKAIWRYDFLIDENAQFSFSYAFNPPSLFKELSPDSESAEDERLELIPPDKSEKAAREDKVKDNLLLVKPDMEGIGPISGTFYFYLRDRKILNAQGAYQDVKRYLDEQTGVRVYRDGIRVFNYGEIGDDWLDLNTTRINAPGRKIANNMVIASLDMDLERSSDLKEKTNREGFDENSTYKRFRWIILSALDKFYQLHFDHRESIREYIDGETKAAKKDPDARFTENIESIRGSLKKHGLEKEIGGKINQIESDYKQMRDVTLSSGIAGINLAVIFHEVERGVDELNAAIKRNDPQELLLNRSDHLSKLLEGFTPLLRRNEQKTFSIKALAKRVLSLSEHRFQHHEIIVSCPLLIDESPDFKVKGPFGLLQAALTNLVDNAIHWTKLKAEKEGNGYSPAIRLLTLTDWFKEGPALVVADNGPGFDISPDQAVLPFKTTRSAGMGLGLYYADKVMETIGGQLIVTTCEELDLPEAYSGAAVVMVFKGATE